The DNA segment AAAAACAAGGAGGCCCGCGCATAGCGCGGACCAAGTCATTCAACGGACAGCCGGCAGCACTCTACCGGGGCTTGCCCGGCGCGCGCCGCTAGTGACGATATTTTCTATTTTGAGGGCTGCCCAACATCCCTGCGGATGCCGGTCAATCGGCAAGCGCTTCCCGAGAGGCGGTGACGGCACAAGGCCGATTCTTTAGTTTTAAACCCATAAGGCCCACGATCTGAATGCGGCTGAACCGAAAGCCAGACATGCTAAAATACGCCACGAGGCAATTTCGTGACGCAAAACGAAATTTTTCTTGGTGTTCACATTTGTGAAATGGCGCGCCCGAAAGGATTCGAACCTCTGACCCCCAGATTCGTAGTCTGGTGCTCTATCCAGCTGAGCTACGGGCGCGTTGGGGGCGACATATCGCCCTGCTCCGTCCTTTGCAAGGGGCGTTTCATGACCATTTTGCAAATCAGGTCGAAAAATTCACTGCTCGCCCGGAAGCCAGATGCGGAATTCCGTGCCCTCGGCATCTGACCGGATAAGTTCCAGCACGCCGCCGTGACCGCGCACCAGTTCTGCCGCAATCGCCAACCCGAGGCCGACGCCCCCCTTGCGCGCCCCCCCCTGAAAAGCCTCGAACAAATGTTCGCGGGCTTTGGCGGGCAGGCCCGGCCCGGAATCGCCGATACGGATCGCAACGCCGGGCTTTTCGTCTTGGACCGAGCGTTTGGCCAGTATCTCGATAACACCGGGTTGCTTGGTTGCCTCGATGGCCTGACGCGCATTGCGCACCAGATTGCTAAGAACACGGAAAATTTGTTCGCCATCGGCATGGATGGTCAGATCGGCGGGCAGATCCGTCAGGAAGGAAATATCGGCACTGTCCGCAATCGCCAGCTTCTCACTTTCCACCACATCTTCGACCACGGCAGCCAGACGCAGCCGCGCAAGCTTGGGCGGTGCTTCTTCTGCCTTGCCAAAGGCCAGCGTTGATTCGCACAGGTTAATTGCCCGCGACAACGACCCCACCAGCTTTGGCACGGCCCGTTTGACGCTGGGGTCTTTGCTCATCTCCATGCGATCCGCGAGCATGGACGCGGTGGTCAGCATATTGCGCAGATCGTGGCTAATCCGCGCGACCGAGCCCCCAAGCTGCACAAGCCGGTTTTTCTGCCGCAACAGCCCTGTCAGATCCGTCTGCATCTGGTGCAAGGCTTCCTCTGCCTGTCTGATCTCGCGGATAGTGGAGCGGGGCACGATAATGCGGTTGGCATCTTGCGGGGACTCGGCGTAGGCGGACATTGACCGGATCACGCGTTGCATCGGGGCCACAACCAGCGCCTGAATCGACAAATACAGCAAAAGCGCCGTAAAGCCGGAAATCAGCAGCGACAGCAGCAAAATCCGTTTGCCGTATTCCCAAAGCTCTGTCTGTAGATTGGCGGTATCCAGCGTAATCTCGATCAACAAGCCCGCCTGTTGCACCGGATCACCGATAACACGGATGATCCGCGGGTCATTGCCGCGCATTTCATTCAGCGCATCGCGCATCAGAGCAAAGGCATTGGCGTCGCGCAGATCATATGTCGCTTCGATCTGTCCGGGGATGGGCGAGGAGAGAATCAATTCGCGCACTGCGTCGCGGCGCAGCACGACGTTATAGACACCTGCATTTTCCAGCAGCTCGCCCGCCAGCTCCCCCGCGATGGACCCATCAGACGCAAGCAGGGCAAGCGAGGCTATTTGCGCCCGTTCAAGGCGCGCCAGAAGATACTCTTCGCGGTAACGTGACACAGAGGGCACAAAAATCAGAACCTCTGCCAGCATCACGAAGATGACGACAAGCCAAAGAAACCGCGCTGACAAGCTATTTGAGATCATACCCTTACCTAGCGCATGCAGGTCAGGGCAACCACCTCTGAACCATCCTGACAAAACGCTTCACGTTTATGCTATCAAAGAGTTTCGGTGAAAAATAGGCCCCTGCTGCACGTTTGCCGATTTCCGCCAATGTCGGGTAGGGAAAGACAGTGCCCGCAATCGCGCTCAGCTTCAGATTGTTGGCGATTGCCAGCGCGTAGGGGGCGATAAGCTCTCCTGCCTGCGCGCCCACGATTGTCACACCCACGGGCCGCCCGCGCACGGCCATCAACTTTATGAACCCGGTTGTCGCGCCTTCGGCCTGCGCGCGGTCAATCTGGTCATAGCCGATTTTGTGAATGCTGACTTGCCCCCCATACTGCTTGCGCGCGGCTTGCTCGGTCAGCCCGATATGCGCCAGTTCAGGTTCGGTAAAGGTGACATGGGGAATGTGATCGTGCCGCGCTTTCGCAGGCAACCCGAACAGCATGGACCGGATGATCACCCCGGCATGATACCCCGCCAGATGGGTGAACTGCCCCTGCCCGGCCACATCGCCAATCGCATGCACGCGCCGGTTGCTGCTGCGCAATCTGGCATCGACAGTGACGCCTGCCTTTGTGTGGCGAATGCCTGCCTTGTCCAGATCCAGCCGTTCCACATTGGGCGCACGCCCGACCGCGACCAACAGATGCGTGCCCACGAAAATCGTACCGCCCTTGACCTGCACCTCAATCGCACCGGCACGACCCGAGACTTGCTCGACCTGCGCCTGCTCGACGATTTCGATCCCTTCGCCGCGCAATTGCTCCAAGACAACGCGGGCGGCGTCCGGGTCGTCACGGCCCAAGGCTGCGGCCCCCTCAATGACAGTGACCCTTGCGCCAAGGCGTCTGTGTGCCTGCGCCATCTCCAGCCCGATGGGACCCGCGCCGATGATCAGCAGATGGCTGGGGCATTCGGACTGCTCGAACAGGGTTTCATTGGTCATGTAGGGCACATCCTCCAGCCCCTTGAT comes from the Roseinatronobacter monicus genome and includes:
- a CDS encoding sensor histidine kinase, giving the protein MISNSLSARFLWLVVIFVMLAEVLIFVPSVSRYREEYLLARLERAQIASLALLASDGSIAGELAGELLENAGVYNVVLRRDAVRELILSSPIPGQIEATYDLRDANAFALMRDALNEMRGNDPRIIRVIGDPVQQAGLLIEITLDTANLQTELWEYGKRILLLSLLISGFTALLLYLSIQALVVAPMQRVIRSMSAYAESPQDANRIIVPRSTIREIRQAEEALHQMQTDLTGLLRQKNRLVQLGGSVARISHDLRNMLTTASMLADRMEMSKDPSVKRAVPKLVGSLSRAINLCESTLAFGKAEEAPPKLARLRLAAVVEDVVESEKLAIADSADISFLTDLPADLTIHADGEQIFRVLSNLVRNARQAIEATKQPGVIEILAKRSVQDEKPGVAIRIGDSGPGLPAKAREHLFEAFQGGARKGGVGLGLAIAAELVRGHGGVLELIRSDAEGTEFRIWLPGEQ
- a CDS encoding dihydrolipoyl dehydrogenase family protein — protein: MSKIKTDICVIGGGSGGLSVAAGAVQMGARVVLIEGHKMGGDCLNYGCVPSKALLSQAKAVKARGGPARAADFSAAMAHVKATIATIAPHDSVERFEGLGVQVIQGFARFTSADTVEVDGVAITARRFVIATGSRAFVPPIKGLEDVPYMTNETLFEQSECPSHLLIIGAGPIGLEMAQAHRRLGARVTVIEGAAALGRDDPDAARVVLEQLRGEGIEIVEQAQVEQVSGRAGAIEVQVKGGTIFVGTHLLVAVGRAPNVERLDLDKAGIRHTKAGVTVDARLRSSNRRVHAIGDVAGQGQFTHLAGYHAGVIIRSMLFGLPAKARHDHIPHVTFTEPELAHIGLTEQAARKQYGGQVSIHKIGYDQIDRAQAEGATTGFIKLMAVRGRPVGVTIVGAQAGELIAPYALAIANNLKLSAIAGTVFPYPTLAEIGKRAAGAYFSPKLFDSINVKRFVRMVQRWLP